The following coding sequences are from one Daphnia pulex isolate KAP4 chromosome 11, ASM2113471v1 window:
- the LOC124207658 gene encoding uncharacterized protein LOC124207658, with protein MQQLKTVEFGRCLLPDEDRIVRTELDTFVDASEEACAAAVKKLAPLKTVSVCKLELNAGLLGAHLARFVESSLTRKITARRFWTDNSTVRNWVRTLSGDYQGYVSNRIGEIQTLSDPSEWRFVPGVLNPADAATRSQLDDRAIPARWLDGPPFLYQEETAWPQDLPWTLEKAEMRGARAHMSNVVSEKIVPFDWKTVKIAAGDVPTLIRLENDYLDPVRLCQRETYPDEISRLERGKVIRPTSTLQPLTPFFDADEVLRLGGRLSRANLPYKVLHPPILNGRHLLARAIIRAFHEQLHHSGTDMVLAQVRQHFWITAGREAVKRARNECLACRRFRPKAALQMMADVHRARLGAHQPPFTYTSVAFFGPIDIAYHRRTAKRWGVLFTCLVTRVVYVDVAISLSANDFLLVLRRFVSIYRKHAEMFSDNGTNLTGAEGLREELERLKESSALETELKALGIRWWFQPAKKPHFGGAHESLVRSVKRALYPMLDKELHGQRNLSEEILRTLLSDADDIRPLTPNDFLNRAQNADLPAGDFSRALPQDHYRYVQRMTDRFWEQWHGAFLQSMTSRRKWTRPARNLAVGDFVLDDWKDAPRGRWRTGKVVRTYPQKDELVRAVDVEFSTGILRRGANQLALLEPSSLSPEAGSSSGENGSADAV; from the exons ATGCAGCAGCTGAAGACGGTGGAATTTGGCCGCTGCCTGCTTCCGGATGAAGACCGAATCGTCCGGACCGAACTGGACACGTTCGTGGACGCCTCTGAGGAGGCCTGTGCCGCC GCAGTGAAAAAGTTGGCTCCGCTGAAAACAGTGTCCGTGTGCAAGTTGGAGCTGAACGCTGGACTTCTTGGAGCTCATTTGGCCCGTTTTGTTGAATCTTCATTGACCCGGAAGATCACAGCGCGTCGTTTCTGGACCGATAACAGTACGGTTCGCAATTGGGTTCGAACGTTATCTGGTGACTACCAGGGCTACGTAAGCAACCGTATCGGGGAAATCCAGACCCTATCGGACCCTTCGGAGTGGCGTTTCGTCCCGGGAGTCCTAAACCCAGCGGATGCGGCGACCCGCTCTCAACTGGATGACCGGGCAATCCCAGCGCGGTGGTTGGACGGACCACCCTTCTTGTATCAAGAGGAGACGGCCTGGCCACAAGACCTCCCCTGGACCTTGGAAAAGGCGGAGATGCGTGGGGCCCGCGCCCATATGAGTAACGTCGTGTCGGAGAAAATAGTGCCATTCGATTGGAAGACGGTGAAGATAGCTGCCGGCGACGTGCCCACTCTCATCAGATTAGAGAATGACTATCTCGATCCCGTCCGACTGTGCCAGAGGGAGACCTATCCGGATGAGATAAGCAGACTGGAGCGTGGAAAAGTGATTCGCCCTACATCAACCTTGCAGCCCTTGACCCCCTTTTTTGATGCTGATGAGGTGTTGCGGCTTGGAGGCCGTCTCAGCAGAGCGAATTTACCGTACAAGGTCCTCCACCCGCCGATTCTGAATGGCCGACATCTGTTAGCGCGAGCAATCATCCGCGCCTTCCATGAGCAGCTTCATCATTCCGGAACTGACATGGTGCTTGCCCAGGTGCGACAACATTTCTGGATCACAGCAGGAAGAGAGGCGGTCAAGAGAGCTCGCAACGAGTGTCTGGCGTGTCGGCGTTTCCGACCAAAAGCAGCGCTACAGATGATGGCGGACGTTCACAGGGCCCGGCTAGGTGCTCACCAGCCTCCGTTCACCTACACCTCCGTTGCCTTTTTTGGCCCCATTGACATCGCCTACCACAGAAGGACGGCCAAGCGATGGGGCGTCCTGTTTACGTGTTTAGTGACGCGTGTCGTGTACGTCGACGTGGCGATCTCTCTATCAGCCAACGATTTCTTGCTGGTTTTGCGCCGCTTCGTTTCTATCTACCGCAAGCACGCTGAGATGTTCTCCGACAACGGAACTAATTTGACCGGGGCGGAGGGACTACGTGAAGAGCTGGAGAGACTAAAGGAGAGTTCGGCGTTGGAGACGGAGCTCAAAGCTCTCGGGATTCGATGGTGGTTCCAGCCAGCCAAGAAACCCCACTTTGGTGGAGCTCACGAATCGCTGGTGCGTTCGGTCAAGCGAGCGCTCTACCCCATGCTGGACAAGGAGTTGCACGGCCAGCGTAATCTGAGTGAGGAGATTCTTCGGACGCTCCT CTCAGATGCGGACGATATTCGGCCCTTGACGCCGAACGATTTTTTGAATCGCGCGCAAAATGCGGATCTACCGGCGGGTGATTTCTCTCGTGCCCTACCACAGGACCACTACCGGTACGTTCAACGGATGACGGACCGCTTCTGGGAGCAGTGGCATGGAGCATTCCTGCAGTCCATGACCTCACGACGCAAATGGACAAGACCAGCCCGGAACTTAGCGGTTGGCGATTTCGTGCTCGACGATTGGAAGGATGCACCACGAGGACGCTGGCGGACCGGAAAGGTTGTGAGAACGTATCCGCAAAAAGATGAACTAGTTCGAGCGGTAGACGTCGAGTTTTCTACAGGGATATTGCGCCGTGGAGCTAATCAACTCGCCTTATTGGAACCAAGCTCACTCTCTCCGGAAGCCGGATCCAGTTCGGGGGAGAATGGTTCGGCGGATGCTGTTTAg